One window of the Pectinophora gossypiella unplaced genomic scaffold, ilPecGoss1.1 Pgos_56, whole genome shotgun sequence genome contains the following:
- the LOC126381471 gene encoding uncharacterized protein LOC126381471, with amino-acid sequence MGRQPSVSNSLRYRSLRLMEFKSFLRARADLLDTTGQADRSLQHSTSRRTMVTTSNSNLKVKPTRNPNQCPLCSQSHYINQCPKFLAQTPQTRIHTTTKLRLCLNCLASNHLLPNCRATVCRVCKGKHHTLLHVYKNTSQGPAYNQTSTLYNPTSETTSIQTNSLPTQSDTKQQNNINSNHTPIQIHTNNQVVNSTLTTQSIENTDNGAGACMITQPPSAVLLSTAQVCILDSNKQPHILRALLDSGSQSNFITETAFNKLKLTKTEFNMEVTGFNNAKSHITHRCQLTLRSKTDDTFSIDLSCFIVPNICSLTIQIPKDSFHIPARIKLADEHFYSGGNIDIILGAEQFYSLLCIGQHRLGDGLPILQRTRLGWVVSGPVDSLANKIQCNISLSNQIKKFWEIENCSDCTELHTLPDDEKTCEEIFINTHKRTSDGNFVVELPLMYPPNTLGNSRNTAYRRFKALELKFQRDPKFKQKYVDFMREFEQTGHMIKLQNTHDGPLIFLPHHAVTRDSPTTPIRVVFDASCPTDTGTSLNDIQYKGSIEQDELFNILLRFRKHKYVISADISRMYRCIYLSPNQTYLQSILWRENPTDPIQIYTLTTLSFGLKSAPHLATRCLTQLVRENLVSFPAAAAAIANEFWIDDWISSMETEEQVVETAQQVDAILRGAGFKLQKWKSNSTSILNQVSDNNQTNTTTQFGDKTHKVLGLAWSPDTDNLKYIFNPAPIQKPITKRKILSLISGIFDPLGLLGPILVTGKIFIQQLWKDKTNWDDPVPPPLIKEWEHFYNSLFSINKMNIPRQVICSQYTNRTLRGKTHKYL; translated from the exons ATGGGACGACAGCCGAGTGTATCAAACTCCCTGAGATATCGCTCCCTTCGTTTGATG GAATTCAAGTCTTTCCTTCGCGCTCGTGCTGATCTACTAGACACTACAGGTCAGGCGGATCGCTCACTGCAACATAGTACATCACGGAGGACCATGGTAACCACGTCCAACTCCAACTTGAAGGTAAAACCCACACGTAATCCTAACCAGTGTCCCCTTTGCTCTCAAAGTCATTATATAAATCAATGTCCCAAGTTTTTAGCGCAAACCCCACAAACTCGAATTCATACTACAACCAAATTGCGTTTATGTCTTAATTGTTTAGCTTCAAACCATTTACTACCGAACTGTCGCGCGACTGTGTGCCGTGTGTGCAAAGGCAAACATCACACCCTACTACATGTttataaaaacacttcacaaggACCGGCATATAATCAAACTTCTACTTTATATAATCCGACTTCTGAAACGActtcaatacaaacaaatagttTACCGACACAGTCAGacacaaaacaacaaaataatattaattcaaaTCACACACCTATCCAAATTCATACTAATAACCAAGTAGTAAATTCGACATTAACTACACAATCAATCGAGAACACCGATAACGGCGCGGGCGCATGCATGATTACGCAACCCCCGTCAGCTGTCCTATTGTCTACGGCTCAGGTATGCATTCTTGATTCGAACAAACAACCTCACATTTTACGCGCGTTGCTCGACTCCGGCTCGCAATCGAATTTCATTACCGAAACCGCATTTAacaaactaaagttaacaaaaacCGAATTTAACATGGAGGTAACTGGTTTTAATAACGCAAAATCCCACATTACGCATAGATGTCAATTAACATTACGATCCAAAACAGATGATACCTTTTCTATAGATCTATCTTGTTTTATTGTGCCCAACATTTGTAGTTTAACGATACAAATACCGAAGGATAGCTTTCATATACCGGCACGAATAAAATTAGCCGATGAGCACTTTTATTCAGGAGGCAATATAGACATTATTTTAGGGGCCGAAcaattttactctttattatgtATCGGTCAACACCGTTTAGGTGACGGATTACCGATTTTACAGCGAACAAGACTCGGATGGGTAGTGTCGGGACCGGTTGACTCGCTcgcaaataaaatacaatgtaatatttctttaagtaatcaaataaaaaaattttggGAAATCGAAAATTGTAGTGATTGTACAGAGTTGCACACGTTACCTGATGATGAAAAAACATGCGAAGAGATTTTTATAAATACTCACAAACGCACCTCTGATGGTAACTTTGTAGTAGAACTACCACTAATGTACCCACCAAATACTTTGGGCAATTCAAGAAATACAGCTTACAGACGTTTCAAAGCGTTAGAATTAAAGTTTCAGCGAGATccgaaatttaaacaaaaatacgTTGACTTTATGCGTGAGTTCGAACAAACAGGCCACAtgattaaattacaaaatacacATGATGGCCCATTAATTTTTTTGCCCCACCATGCCGTCACCCGGGACTCCCCTACAACCCCTATCCGAGTAGTTTTTGACGCCTCCTGCCCCACCGACACCGGAACTTCATTAAACGACATCCAATACAAAGGGTCAATAGAACAAGATGAGTTATTCAATATACTACTAAGGTTTAGAAAACACAAATACGTTATTAGTGCGGACATATCTCGTATGTACCGTTGCATATATTTATCTCCAAACCAAACATACCTACAATCGATTTTATGGCGCGAGAATCCGACGGACcctatacaaatatatacattaACGACACTTAGCTTCGGGTTGAAGTCGGCACCGCACTTAGCGACACGTTGTCTAACACAATTAGTACGCGAAAACCTGGTCTCATTTCCAGCAGCTGCCGCCGCTATTGCAAACGAGTTCTGGATTGATGATTGGATCTCCAGCATGGAGACCGAGGAACAGGTAGTGGAAACAGCCCAACAGGTGGACGCCATCCTGCGCGGTGCCGGTTTCAAGCTGCAAAAATGGAAATCAAATTCCACTTCTATTTTAAATCAGGTCAGTGATAATAATCAAACGAATACAACCACTCAATTTGGAGACAAAACACATAAAGTATTAGGCCTAGCATGGTCACCCGACACTGATAATCTCAAGTATATATTTAATCCGGCCCCAATACAAAAACCCATTACCAAACGTAAAATATTGTCATTAATATCAGGTATTTTTGATCCACTTGGGCTATTGGGGCCAATTTTAGTAACTGGAAAAATATTCATCCAACAGTTATGGAAAGATAAAACCAACTGGGATGACCCGGTACCACCACCTTTAATAAAGGAATGGGAACATTTTTATAacagtttattttcaattaataaaaTGAACATTCCCCGACAAGTCATTTGCAGCCAATACACAAatcgcacccttcgtggaaaaacgca taAGTATCtctga